The following are encoded together in the Piscinibacter lacus genome:
- a CDS encoding efflux RND transporter periplasmic adaptor subunit, which translates to MPQATLDMSPAWIKHPLTLVSAALLLAGLAFVGLNSRPAAAGAPPAPAATVRPALTVSLVSPQRNSLADTVSANGSIAAWQEAIVGAEVQGLRLAEVRVNVGDIVRRGQVLAIFDRRSSEAELAQSRAAVAEAEAALAEAAANAARARELEDSGALSAQQITQLLTAERTAAARLAAVQATQQLQQLRLTQTEVRAPDHGVISARSATVGAVLASGTELFRLIRQGRLEWRGEVAADELAALRPGQTVQVQAPGGATVAGRLRQVGPTVDATTRNALVYVDLPDSAGRLKAGMFARGSFELGRSTALTLPQAAVLLREGFSYVFVLEGADRVAQRKVRTGRRSAEQVEILEGVGPADRVVASGAGFLADGDTVRVVAAPAPATAGSAPQRND; encoded by the coding sequence ATGCCGCAAGCCACCCTGGACATGAGCCCCGCCTGGATCAAGCACCCCCTGACCCTCGTCAGCGCCGCGCTGCTGCTGGCCGGCCTCGCCTTCGTCGGCCTGAACAGCCGCCCGGCCGCTGCCGGTGCCCCGCCCGCCCCCGCCGCCACCGTACGCCCGGCGCTGACGGTGAGCCTGGTCAGCCCGCAGCGCAACAGCCTGGCCGACACGGTGAGCGCCAACGGCAGCATCGCCGCCTGGCAGGAAGCCATCGTCGGCGCCGAAGTGCAGGGCCTGCGCCTGGCCGAGGTGCGGGTGAATGTGGGCGACATCGTGCGCCGCGGCCAGGTGCTGGCCATCTTCGACCGCCGCAGCAGCGAGGCTGAGCTGGCCCAGAGCCGCGCCGCCGTCGCCGAGGCCGAAGCCGCCCTGGCCGAGGCCGCCGCCAATGCCGCCCGGGCGCGCGAGCTGGAAGACAGCGGCGCCCTCAGCGCCCAGCAGATCACCCAGTTGCTGACCGCCGAGCGCACCGCCGCGGCCCGCCTGGCCGCCGTGCAGGCCACCCAGCAGCTCCAGCAACTGCGCCTGACGCAGACCGAGGTGCGGGCGCCCGACCATGGCGTGATCAGCGCCCGCAGCGCCACTGTGGGCGCGGTGCTGGCTTCGGGCACCGAGCTGTTCCGGCTGATCCGCCAGGGCCGCCTGGAATGGCGCGGCGAGGTGGCCGCCGACGAGCTGGCGGCCCTGCGCCCGGGCCAGACCGTGCAGGTGCAGGCGCCGGGCGGCGCGACCGTCGCCGGCCGGCTGCGCCAGGTCGGGCCGACGGTGGATGCCACGACCCGCAATGCCCTGGTCTATGTGGACCTGCCCGACAGCGCCGGCCGCCTGAAGGCCGGCATGTTCGCGCGCGGCAGCTTCGAGCTGGGCCGCAGCACCGCGCTGACGCTGCCGCAGGCCGCGGTGCTGCTGCGCGAGGGCTTCAGCTATGTCTTCGTGCTGGAGGGCGCGGACCGGGTGGCGCAGCGCAAGGTGCGCACCGGCCGGCGCAGCGCCGAGCAGGTCGAGATCCTCGAAGGCGTCGGCCCGGCCGACCGGGTGGTGGCCAGCGGCGCGGGCTTCCTGGCCGATGGCGACACGGTGCGGGTGGTCGCCGCGCCGGCCCCGGCGACGGCAGGCAGCGCGCCGCAGCGCAACGACTGA
- a CDS encoding efflux RND transporter permease subunit, whose product MNVSAWCIRNPIPSVMLFVMLTLAGLLGFQQMKIQQFPDIDLPTITISASLPGTAPAQMETEVARKLENAVASLTGVKNLYTKVQDGTALVTVEFRLEKNTQEALDDVRSAVARVRADLPAELRDPVVTKLDLAGSPILTYTVASPRMDEEALSWFVDDTVTKAMLAVRGVGAVNRVGGVTREVRVELDPDKLLALGLSAAEVSRQLRAVQADAPGGRAEVGGIEQSVRTLANVQSAEELSRLQLAMPDGRLVRLDQVATLSDTVAEVRSGALINGKPAVAFEIQRSRGAGETAVAEGVRRALDTLRAERPDIEIVEAFNFVQPTVENYEGSMVLLLEGAVLAVVVVWFFLRDWRATLVAATALPLSIVPAFAVMHYVFGFTLNVVTLLSMSLVVGILVDDAIVEIENIMRHLRMPAAGLSQGGHSPSGGMGAHVLKTPYQAAMEAADEIGLAVIATTFTLIAVFLPTAFMAGVPGKFFVQFGWTAAIAVFFSLVVARMLTPMMAAYLLKPPRTEHTEPGWMRYYLGWAAWCLRHRILTMLAAAAFFVGSFGLVPLLSTGFIPPDDINQTQVTLTLPPGSSYAQTLAAAEQARLLVQRNPHVKLVYTAVGGGSTGADTFTPGAGLPEVTKATLTLNLTHRSERSPLFGTKTSKQDIEAELRKALADLPGARVKVGFGASAEKYVLVLAGADGAVLQQHAAVVEKELRGIPGIGAVTSSSSLVRPELIVRPDSARAADLGVTSAAIAETLRIATAGDYDQSLPKLNLSQRQVPIVVRLPAEARTDLSLLARLPVPGTRGPVMLGNVATLELGSGPASIDRYNRQRNVNFEIELNQQPLGAVKAAALALPSLQQLPAGVTQTEIGDAEAMAELFASFGLAMATGVLCIYIVLVLLFKDFVQPATILGALVLSIPGAFLALYVTQTAISMPSMIGLIMLMGIATKNSILLIDYVILARRDHGMDRFEAVLDACRKRARPIVMTTIAMAAGMLPIALGLGTDPSFRSPMAIVVIGGLITSTFLSLLVIPVLFTYVDDGIAAMQRLLRRGRAARPAQSGATA is encoded by the coding sequence ATGAACGTTTCCGCCTGGTGCATCCGCAACCCCATCCCCTCGGTGATGCTGTTCGTGATGCTGACGCTGGCCGGCCTGCTGGGCTTCCAGCAGATGAAGATCCAGCAGTTCCCGGACATCGACCTGCCCACCATCACCATCAGCGCCAGCCTGCCCGGCACCGCGCCGGCGCAGATGGAGACGGAGGTCGCGCGCAAGCTGGAGAACGCGGTCGCCTCGCTGACCGGCGTGAAGAACCTCTACACCAAGGTGCAGGACGGCACGGCCCTGGTCACCGTGGAATTTCGCCTGGAGAAGAACACCCAGGAGGCGCTGGACGATGTGCGCAGCGCCGTGGCCCGCGTGCGCGCCGACCTGCCGGCCGAGCTGCGCGACCCCGTCGTCACCAAGCTCGACCTGGCGGGCTCGCCGATCCTGACCTACACCGTGGCCTCGCCGCGCATGGACGAGGAGGCGCTGAGCTGGTTCGTCGACGACACGGTCACCAAGGCCATGCTCGCGGTGCGCGGCGTGGGCGCCGTCAACCGGGTGGGCGGCGTGACGCGCGAGGTGCGCGTCGAGCTGGACCCGGACAAGTTGCTGGCCCTGGGCCTGAGCGCCGCCGAAGTCAGCCGGCAACTGCGCGCCGTGCAGGCCGACGCCCCCGGCGGACGGGCCGAGGTGGGCGGCATCGAGCAGAGCGTGCGCACCCTGGCCAATGTGCAGAGCGCGGAGGAGCTCTCGCGCCTGCAACTGGCCATGCCAGACGGCCGCCTGGTGCGCCTGGACCAGGTCGCCACCCTCAGCGACACCGTGGCCGAGGTGCGCAGCGGCGCCCTGATCAACGGCAAGCCAGCGGTCGCCTTCGAGATCCAGCGCAGCCGCGGCGCGGGCGAGACCGCCGTGGCCGAGGGCGTGCGCCGGGCGCTGGACACGCTGCGCGCCGAGCGGCCGGACATCGAGATCGTCGAGGCCTTCAACTTCGTCCAGCCCACGGTGGAGAACTACGAGGGCAGCATGGTGCTGCTGCTCGAAGGCGCGGTGCTCGCCGTGGTCGTGGTGTGGTTCTTCCTGCGCGACTGGCGCGCCACCCTGGTGGCGGCCACCGCCCTGCCGCTGTCCATCGTGCCGGCCTTCGCGGTGATGCACTACGTCTTCGGCTTCACGCTCAATGTGGTGACGCTGCTGAGCATGAGCCTGGTGGTGGGCATCCTGGTCGACGATGCCATCGTCGAGATCGAGAACATCATGCGCCACCTGCGCATGCCCGCCGCCGGGCTGTCCCAGGGCGGGCATTCCCCCTCGGGGGGCATGGGGGCCCATGTCCTCAAGACGCCCTACCAGGCGGCGATGGAAGCGGCCGACGAGATCGGCCTGGCGGTGATCGCCACCACCTTCACGCTGATCGCCGTCTTCCTGCCCACCGCCTTCATGGCCGGCGTGCCGGGCAAGTTCTTCGTGCAGTTCGGCTGGACGGCGGCGATCGCGGTCTTCTTCAGCCTGGTCGTGGCGCGCATGCTCACGCCCATGATGGCGGCCTACTTGCTCAAGCCGCCGCGCACCGAGCACACCGAGCCAGGTTGGATGCGGTACTACCTGGGCTGGGCGGCCTGGTGCCTGCGGCATCGCATCCTCACCATGCTGGCGGCGGCGGCCTTCTTCGTCGGCAGCTTCGGCCTGGTGCCGCTGTTGTCCACCGGCTTCATCCCGCCGGACGACATCAACCAGACCCAGGTCACCCTCACCCTGCCGCCGGGCAGCAGCTATGCCCAGACCCTGGCCGCCGCCGAGCAGGCCCGCCTGCTGGTGCAGCGCAACCCGCATGTGAAGCTGGTCTACACCGCGGTGGGCGGCGGCAGCACCGGCGCCGACACCTTCACCCCGGGCGCCGGCCTGCCCGAAGTCACCAAGGCCACGCTGACGCTGAACCTGACCCACCGCAGCGAGCGCAGCCCGCTCTTCGGCACCAAGACCAGCAAGCAGGACATCGAGGCCGAGCTGCGCAAGGCCCTGGCCGATCTGCCCGGCGCGCGGGTGAAGGTGGGCTTCGGGGCCAGCGCGGAGAAGTACGTGCTCGTGCTGGCCGGTGCCGACGGCGCCGTGCTGCAGCAGCATGCGGCGGTGGTGGAAAAGGAGCTGCGCGGCATCCCCGGCATCGGCGCGGTCACCAGCTCCTCCAGCCTGGTGCGGCCCGAGCTGATCGTGCGGCCCGACAGCGCCCGCGCCGCCGACCTGGGCGTGACCAGCGCGGCCATCGCCGAGACCCTGCGCATCGCCACCGCGGGCGACTACGACCAGAGCCTGCCCAAGCTCAACCTCAGCCAGCGCCAGGTGCCCATCGTCGTGCGCCTGCCGGCCGAGGCGCGCACCGACCTGAGCCTGCTCGCCCGGCTGCCGGTGCCGGGCACGCGCGGTCCGGTGATGCTGGGCAATGTGGCGACGCTGGAGCTGGGCAGCGGCCCGGCCAGCATCGACCGCTACAACCGCCAGCGCAATGTGAACTTCGAGATCGAGCTGAACCAGCAGCCGCTGGGCGCGGTGAAGGCCGCCGCGCTGGCCCTGCCCAGCTTGCAGCAGTTGCCCGCGGGCGTGACGCAAACGGAAATCGGCGACGCCGAGGCCATGGCCGAGCTCTTCGCCAGCTTCGGCCTGGCGATGGCAACCGGCGTGCTCTGCATCTACATCGTGCTGGTGCTGCTGTTCAAGGACTTCGTGCAGCCCGCCACCATCCTGGGCGCGCTGGTGCTGTCGATCCCCGGCGCCTTCCTGGCGCTCTATGTGACGCAGACGGCCATCTCCATGCCCAGCATGATCGGCCTGATCATGCTGATGGGCATCGCGACCAAGAACTCCATCCTGCTGATCGACTACGTGATCCTGGCGCGGCGCGACCACGGCATGGACCGCTTCGAGGCCGTGCTCGACGCCTGCCGCAAGCGCGCCCGGCCGATCGTGATGACCACCATCGCCATGGCCGCCGGCATGCTGCCCATCGCCCTGGGCCTGGGCACCGACCCGAGCTTCCGCAGCCCCATGGCCATCGTCGTGATCGGCGGCCTGATCACCAGCACCTTCCTGAGCCTGCTGGTGATCCCGGTGCTCTTCACCTATGTGGACGACGGCATCGCGGCCATGCAGCGCCTGCTGCGGCGGGGCCGCGCGGCCCGGCCGGCGCAGTCCGGGGCGACGGCATGA
- a CDS encoding alpha/beta hydrolase family protein has translation MRRRLLLQGAAALALATSPALRAAEGAAGFDTLDLDWTDTARQRPVPVRLHLPQQATKARPTPLFVISHGIGGSRGGYSWLGRHLASQGIACLHLQHVGSDRSLWGGSVLGLVGRLQAAAQDEEALARTEDFRFALDTLLTSEAGERIDVRRIVATGHSYGANTSLLVAGAQVQREGQPLLLVDPRVAAVVVLSAPPFYGQGEPGDILGNVKVPSLHITCTEDVIRIPGYWSDLADRLRVYEAIGSRRKWLAVFQGGAHSMFTDRNGPGGALNPQAKRASQALVTAFMHAVFEGDERALTAWPGQHADILARFQGPTA, from the coding sequence ATGAGGCGGCGTCTGCTGCTGCAGGGCGCAGCCGCCCTGGCCTTGGCGACATCTCCCGCGCTGCGCGCTGCCGAGGGCGCGGCCGGCTTCGACACCCTGGACCTGGACTGGACCGACACCGCCCGTCAACGCCCGGTGCCGGTGCGGCTGCACCTGCCGCAGCAAGCGACGAAGGCCCGGCCGACGCCGCTGTTCGTGATCTCGCATGGCATCGGCGGCTCGCGAGGGGGCTACAGCTGGCTGGGCCGGCATCTGGCCTCGCAAGGCATTGCCTGCCTGCACTTGCAGCATGTGGGCAGCGACCGCAGCCTCTGGGGCGGGAGCGTCCTCGGCCTGGTGGGCCGCCTGCAAGCTGCCGCGCAGGATGAGGAGGCCCTGGCCCGCACCGAGGACTTCCGCTTTGCGCTGGACACCCTGCTGACCAGCGAAGCGGGCGAGCGCATCGACGTGCGCCGCATCGTCGCGACCGGCCACAGCTACGGAGCCAACACCAGCCTGCTGGTCGCCGGAGCCCAGGTGCAGCGCGAGGGTCAGCCCCTGCTGCTCGTCGACCCCCGGGTGGCCGCCGTCGTGGTGCTGAGCGCCCCGCCCTTCTATGGCCAGGGCGAGCCCGGGGACATCCTGGGCAACGTCAAGGTGCCGAGCCTGCACATCACCTGCACCGAAGACGTGATCCGCATCCCTGGCTACTGGAGCGACCTGGCAGACCGTCTGCGCGTCTATGAAGCCATCGGCAGCCGGCGCAAATGGCTTGCCGTCTTCCAGGGCGGTGCGCACAGCATGTTCACCGACCGCAACGGCCCCGGCGGCGCGCTCAATCCCCAGGCCAAGCGGGCGAGCCAGGCCTTGGTCACGGCCTTCATGCATGCAGTTTTTGAAGGGGACGAGCGCGCCCTGACGGCCTGGCCCGGCCAGCATGCGGACATCCTGGCGCGCTTCCAAGGGCCCACGGCCTGA
- a CDS encoding FkbM family methyltransferase has protein sequence MPPLSPTRRSAPLADAGFGAHAPSARLGHLIRLAQSAPRNWLGQQFAQLVRALVLRRHALPLDVVVGRLRLRCWLRDNHSERKFVFMPWRFDAEERRLIVQALGPDGTFVDIGANVGLYTLDIATQLGPRGRVLALEPHPPTFERLRFNVQATLADRPDGPRVQIERLGVHDAGGELRLHLDPGNLGGSSLLPRGRSGADAGAATRPEAPVSTVSCRPLAQILDAQGIERVDAIKIDIEGAEDSALMDYLRHQPEARLPVCLVIENSEHLWRQDLPAALHARGFRPQHRSRLNTVYCRARAPA, from the coding sequence ATGCCCCCTCTCTCCCCGACCCGGCGGTCCGCCCCTCTTGCCGATGCCGGCTTCGGCGCCCATGCGCCCTCGGCCCGTCTGGGCCACCTGATCCGCCTGGCCCAGTCCGCGCCGCGGAACTGGCTGGGCCAGCAGTTCGCGCAGCTCGTGCGGGCCCTGGTGCTGCGCCGGCATGCGCTGCCGCTTGATGTCGTCGTCGGCCGGCTGCGCCTGCGCTGCTGGCTGCGCGACAACCATTCCGAGCGCAAGTTCGTCTTCATGCCCTGGCGCTTCGATGCCGAGGAGCGCCGGCTGATCGTGCAGGCCCTGGGCCCCGACGGGACCTTTGTCGACATCGGGGCGAATGTCGGCCTCTACACCCTGGACATCGCCACCCAGCTCGGCCCGCGGGGCCGGGTGCTGGCGCTGGAGCCGCATCCGCCCACCTTCGAGCGCCTGCGCTTCAATGTGCAGGCCACCCTGGCCGACCGGCCCGACGGGCCGCGGGTGCAGATCGAGCGCCTGGGCGTGCACGACGCCGGCGGCGAGCTGCGCCTGCACCTCGACCCGGGCAATCTCGGCGGCTCCAGCCTGCTGCCGCGCGGCCGGTCGGGCGCGGACGCCGGTGCGGCAACCCGGCCCGAGGCGCCGGTCTCGACGGTGAGCTGCCGGCCGCTGGCGCAGATCCTCGACGCCCAGGGGATCGAGCGGGTCGACGCGATCAAGATCGACATCGAGGGCGCCGAGGACAGCGCGCTGATGGACTACCTGCGCCACCAGCCCGAGGCGCGCCTGCCGGTTTGCCTGGTGATCGAGAACTCCGAGCACCTCTGGCGCCAGGACCTGCCGGCCGCCCTGCATGCGCGCGGCTTCCGGCCCCAGCACCGCAGCCGGCTCAACACCGTCTACTGCCGTGCGAGGGCTCCGGCCTAG
- a CDS encoding phosphate ABC transporter ATP-binding protein has protein sequence MPPEAPVPAHTLGQVQLGRPCCRPETLIEVRELAVAYGPRTVLAGVSLDIPRGCITALIGPSGCGKTSFLGTLNRMSDISPGARVSGRLRFDGLDLLDPALDLMALRRRIGMVFQRPNPFPLSIRRNLDLPLREHGVADRGEREARIETALRDVGLWDEVAGRLDAPALGLSGGQQQRLCVARALVLRPEVLLMDEPCSALDPLASAVVEDLIVRLRGRYTVVIVTHNLAQARRIANYAAFFWLQGQVGQLVEQGSHLFEAPEHALTAAYLSGARG, from the coding sequence ATGCCCCCCGAAGCGCCCGTGCCCGCCCACACCCTCGGCCAGGTCCAGTTGGGCCGGCCCTGCTGCCGGCCCGAGACCCTGATCGAGGTGCGCGAGCTGGCCGTCGCCTACGGCCCGCGCACCGTGCTGGCCGGCGTCAGCCTGGACATCCCGCGCGGCTGCATCACCGCCCTGATCGGCCCCTCGGGCTGCGGCAAGACCAGCTTCCTCGGCACGCTCAACCGCATGAGCGACATCAGCCCCGGCGCGCGCGTCAGCGGCCGGCTGCGCTTCGACGGCCTGGACCTGCTCGACCCCGCGCTGGACCTGATGGCCCTGCGCCGCCGCATCGGCATGGTCTTCCAGCGGCCCAATCCCTTTCCGCTTTCGATCCGCCGCAACCTCGACCTGCCGCTGCGCGAGCACGGCGTGGCCGACCGCGGCGAGCGCGAGGCGCGCATCGAGACCGCGTTGCGCGATGTCGGCCTGTGGGACGAGGTGGCCGGGCGCCTGGACGCGCCGGCCCTGGGCCTGTCCGGCGGCCAGCAGCAGCGCCTGTGCGTGGCCCGCGCGCTGGTGCTGCGGCCCGAGGTGCTGCTGATGGACGAGCCCTGCAGCGCGCTCGACCCGCTGGCCTCGGCCGTGGTGGAGGACCTGATCGTCCGCCTGCGCGGCCGCTACACCGTGGTGATCGTCACCCACAACCTGGCCCAGGCGCGCCGCATCGCGAACTACGCCGCCTTCTTCTGGCTGCAGGGCCAGGTCGGCCAGCTGGTCGAGCAGGGCAGCCACCTGTTCGAGGCGCCCGAGCATGCGCTGACGGCGGCCTACCTTTCGGGCGCGCGGGGCTGA
- the pstA gene encoding phosphate ABC transporter permease PstA, with protein sequence MNELSMPAATARPRATRRARLKDGLFDLGIRAAAWTLLAALFALLLDLAVQGFGHLSWDFLVSEPRASGRAGGIAPILVSTLALVLIALAVALPLGLATAVWLVEFTRLGGPAARGLRLSLDVLAGVPSIVFGLAGHALFGPWLGYSLLAGGLTLACMILPLLIRSAEAGLHAVDPDWRRGAAALGLRRSTALRHVLLPAAAPALLAGVMLGLGRATAETAALLFTSGYADRMPASLLDSGRSLAVHIYELSMNVSGGDRAAQASALVLVALILVLNLAALRASDRWVRRRMGPA encoded by the coding sequence GTGAACGAACTCTCCATGCCTGCCGCCACCGCCCGTCCCCGCGCAACCCGCCGCGCCCGGCTCAAGGACGGCCTGTTCGACCTCGGCATCCGCGCGGCGGCCTGGACCCTGCTCGCCGCCCTGTTCGCCCTGCTGCTGGACCTGGCGGTGCAGGGCTTCGGCCATCTTTCCTGGGATTTCCTCGTCAGCGAACCGCGCGCCTCGGGCCGGGCCGGCGGCATCGCGCCCATCCTGGTCTCGACCCTGGCCCTGGTGCTGATCGCGCTGGCCGTGGCCCTGCCGCTGGGCCTGGCCACGGCCGTCTGGCTGGTCGAGTTCACGCGGCTCGGCGGCCCGGCCGCGCGGGGGCTGCGGCTCAGCCTGGACGTGCTGGCCGGCGTGCCCTCCATCGTCTTCGGCCTGGCCGGCCATGCCCTGTTCGGGCCCTGGCTGGGCTACTCGCTGCTGGCCGGCGGCCTGACCCTGGCCTGCATGATCCTGCCCCTGCTGATCCGCAGCGCCGAGGCCGGCCTGCACGCCGTCGACCCCGACTGGCGCCGCGGCGCCGCCGCCCTGGGCCTGCGCCGCAGCACCGCGCTGCGTCATGTGCTGCTGCCGGCCGCCGCGCCGGCCCTGCTGGCCGGCGTGATGCTGGGCCTGGGCCGTGCCACGGCCGAGACCGCCGCGCTGCTCTTCACCAGCGGCTATGCCGACCGCATGCCTGCTTCGCTGCTCGACTCGGGCCGCTCGCTGGCCGTGCACATCTACGAGCTGTCCATGAACGTGAGCGGCGGCGACCGCGCCGCCCAGGCCAGCGCGCTGGTGCTGGTCGCGCTCATCCTCGTCCTCAACCTCGCGGCCCTGCGCGCCTCGGACCGCTGGGTCCGGCGCCGCATGGGTCCGGCCTGA
- a CDS encoding PstC family ABC transporter permease — MSRSERGLGRALGALALLSGVLLLGIVAHLLIRSWPVLAGPQAPGLGGLLGLDGGPGGWHPLEGRFDLSPMIAASAAAAGGALLLAAPFGLACAIHEHFLAGPRTARLQRLAIGLLAGIPSVVFGLWGLTVLVPLIGRWQPPGASLLAAMLVLALMIVPTVALLASAALAQVPRSVLQGAAALGLSRRAIVLGVALPAARSGLWAALLLALARALGETLAVLMVAGNVVAWPAGLFEPLRVLTANIALEMAYAEGLHRASLYAAGLLLTALVLLLAGLGLLAGRGLRAGRAQTLPGADTPAAPAALRPLP; from the coding sequence TTGTCCCGGTCTGAACGCGGCCTGGGCCGGGCGCTGGGCGCGCTGGCCCTGCTCAGCGGCGTGCTGCTGCTCGGCATCGTCGCTCACTTGCTGATCCGGTCCTGGCCGGTGCTCGCCGGGCCGCAGGCGCCGGGCCTGGGCGGCCTGCTCGGCCTGGACGGCGGGCCGGGCGGCTGGCATCCGCTGGAGGGGCGCTTCGACCTCTCGCCCATGATCGCCGCCAGCGCCGCCGCGGCCGGCGGCGCCCTGCTGCTGGCCGCGCCCTTCGGCCTGGCCTGCGCGATCCACGAACACTTCCTGGCCGGCCCGCGCACGGCGCGGCTGCAGCGCCTGGCGATCGGCCTGCTGGCCGGCATCCCCTCGGTGGTCTTCGGCCTCTGGGGCCTGACCGTGCTGGTGCCGCTGATCGGCCGCTGGCAGCCGCCCGGCGCCAGCCTGCTGGCCGCCATGCTGGTGCTGGCCCTGATGATCGTGCCGACCGTGGCCCTGCTGGCCAGCGCCGCGCTGGCCCAGGTGCCCCGGTCGGTGCTGCAAGGCGCCGCCGCCCTGGGCCTGAGCCGCCGCGCCATCGTCCTGGGCGTGGCCCTGCCGGCGGCCCGGTCCGGCCTGTGGGCCGCCCTGCTGCTGGCCCTGGCGCGCGCCCTGGGCGAGACCCTGGCCGTGCTGATGGTCGCCGGCAATGTCGTGGCCTGGCCCGCCGGCCTGTTCGAGCCGCTGCGGGTGCTGACCGCCAACATCGCCCTGGAGATGGCCTATGCCGAGGGCCTGCACCGCGCCAGCCTCTATGCCGCCGGCCTGCTGCTCACCGCCCTGGTGCTGCTGCTGGCCGGCCTGGGCCTGCTGGCTGGCCGCGGCCTGCGCGCCGGCCGCGCGCAGACCTTGCCGGGGGCGGATACCCCGGCCGCCCCGGCCGCGCTGCGGCCCCTGCCCTGA
- a CDS encoding phosphate ABC transporter substrate-binding protein: MLSRRPLLAVGLLAPLLAARPTGLRAQADKRLLLSGSSTVAPLVLEIAKRFESLNPGVRIEVQTGGSSRGLADARQGRVAFGMVSRALKPEEADLQAYTLARDGIGLIVHRSNPVVALSAAQVQAIYTGQVRDWAAVGGPARPISVVHKAEGRSTQELFLQHFGLPGSAVKPQVVIGDNAQGIKTVAGNPGAIGYVSIGSAEFEAGLGTPIRLLPMDGVPATVAEVQRGRFPISRPLNLVSAQAPTGLAARFLAYARSPAVHDLVREQFFVPV, translated from the coding sequence ATGCTGTCGCGCCGTCCCCTGCTGGCGGTCGGCCTGCTGGCCCCGCTGCTGGCCGCCCGACCGACCGGCCTGCGCGCGCAGGCGGACAAGCGCCTGCTGCTGAGCGGCTCCAGCACCGTCGCACCCCTGGTGCTGGAGATCGCCAAGCGCTTCGAGTCGCTGAACCCCGGCGTGCGCATCGAGGTGCAGACCGGCGGCTCCAGCCGCGGCCTGGCCGATGCCCGCCAGGGTCGTGTCGCCTTCGGCATGGTCTCGCGTGCGCTCAAGCCCGAGGAAGCCGACTTACAGGCCTACACCCTGGCGCGCGACGGCATCGGCCTCATCGTCCACCGCAGCAATCCGGTGGTGGCGCTGAGCGCGGCCCAGGTGCAGGCCATCTACACCGGCCAGGTGCGCGACTGGGCGGCGGTGGGCGGCCCGGCCCGGCCGATCAGCGTGGTCCACAAGGCCGAGGGCCGCTCGACGCAGGAGCTGTTTCTCCAGCACTTCGGTCTGCCCGGCAGCGCGGTCAAGCCGCAGGTGGTGATCGGCGACAACGCCCAGGGCATCAAGACCGTGGCGGGCAATCCGGGCGCGATCGGCTACGTCTCGATCGGCAGCGCCGAGTTCGAGGCCGGCCTGGGCACGCCGATCCGGCTGCTGCCCATGGACGGCGTGCCGGCCACCGTGGCTGAAGTGCAGCGCGGCCGCTTCCCCATCAGCCGGCCGCTGAACCTCGTCAGCGCCCAAGCCCCCACCGGCCTGGCCGCGCGCTTCCTGGCCTATGCCCGCTCGCCCGCCGTGCACGACCTGGTGCGGGAGCAGTTCTTTGTCCCGGTCTGA
- a CDS encoding methyltransferase domain-containing protein: MQQDQVKDQVKDYYGRQLQGTADLKTSACCDASAVPIWLRPLLARIHPEVLDRYYGCGLVCPPLLEGCRVLDLGCGAGRDVYALAQLVGPRGEVVGVDMTDEQLAVAERHRAHHAALFGYDNVRFLQGYIERLDELDLAPGSFDVIVSNCVVNLSPDKDAVLAGVQRLLKPGGEFYFSDVYADRRVPEAVRNDAVLYGECLGGALYWNDFLRLAQRHGFADPRLVDDRPLDITDPALAARAAPLRFFSATYRLFKLEALESACEDYGQAVIYRGTVPEHPQRFVLDKHHDLATGRVFPVCGNTWHMLHGTRFAQHFDFIGDFSRHFGLFEGCGSSMPFDTAAAGSGASGACC, encoded by the coding sequence ATGCAGCAGGATCAAGTCAAGGATCAGGTCAAGGACTACTACGGCCGCCAGCTCCAGGGCACGGCCGATCTCAAGACCAGCGCCTGCTGCGATGCCAGCGCGGTGCCGATCTGGCTGCGGCCGCTGCTGGCCCGCATCCACCCCGAGGTGCTGGACCGCTACTACGGCTGCGGCCTGGTCTGCCCGCCGCTGCTCGAAGGCTGCCGCGTGCTCGACCTGGGCTGCGGCGCCGGCCGCGATGTCTATGCCCTGGCCCAGCTCGTCGGCCCGCGCGGCGAGGTCGTCGGCGTCGACATGACCGACGAGCAGCTCGCCGTGGCCGAGCGCCACCGCGCCCACCATGCCGCCCTCTTCGGCTACGACAACGTGCGCTTCCTGCAGGGCTACATCGAGCGCCTCGACGAGCTCGACCTCGCCCCGGGCAGCTTCGACGTGATCGTCTCCAACTGCGTCGTCAACCTCTCGCCGGACAAGGATGCCGTGCTGGCCGGCGTGCAGCGCCTGCTCAAGCCGGGCGGCGAGTTCTACTTCTCCGATGTCTATGCCGACCGCCGCGTGCCCGAGGCCGTGCGCAACGATGCCGTGCTCTACGGCGAATGCCTGGGCGGCGCGCTGTACTGGAACGACTTCCTGCGCCTGGCCCAGCGCCACGGCTTTGCCGATCCGCGCCTGGTCGACGACCGCCCGCTCGACATCACCGACCCGGCCCTGGCCGCCCGCGCCGCGCCGCTGCGCTTCTTCTCGGCCACCTACCGCCTGTTCAAGCTGGAGGCGCTGGAGAGCGCCTGCGAGGACTACGGCCAGGCCGTGATCTACCGCGGCACCGTGCCCGAGCATCCGCAGCGCTTCGTGCTCGACAAGCACCATGACCTGGCCACCGGCCGCGTCTTCCCGGTCTGCGGCAACACCTGGCACATGCTGCACGGCACCCGCTTCGCACAGCACTTCGATTTCATCGGCGATTTCTCGCGCCACTTCGGCCTGTTCGAGGGCTGCGGCAGCAGCATGCCCTTCGACACCGCGGCGGCCGGCTCCGGCGCCTCGGGCGCCTGCTGCTGA